From Trichoderma atroviride chromosome 1, complete sequence, one genomic window encodes:
- a CDS encoding uncharacterized protein (EggNog:ENOG41~SECRETED:SignalP(1-19)), with protein MKVLLKVAAVLTFASSAMAGQCSNHNKGAHKVDCVSKSEITQHGDDFCAAHWEDVSGSWSNFADSSGHTANIGMIGSFSSKAACKSAYAEIVDSCYNGWDGGGWSAYGTLLHINFCKWGSDDKQEL; from the coding sequence ATGAAGGTCCTTCTGAAAGTCGCTGCTGTCCTTACGTTTGCTTCAAGCGCCATGGCCGGTCAGTGCTCCAACCACAACAAAGGAGCACACAAGGTGGATTGCGTCAGCAAGAGCGAGATAACTCAGCACGGGGATGACTTTTGTGCCGCTCACTGGGAAGACGTATCCGGCTCTTGGTCGAATTTTGCAGACAGCAGCGGACACACCGCAAACATCGGAATGATAGGATCGTTCTCCTCCAAGGCAGCTTGCAAGTCGGCCTATGCGGAAATAGTTGATAGCTGCTATAATGGCTGGGATGGGGGCGGCTGGTCGGCGTACGGGACTTTGCTGCATATCAATTTTTGCAAGTGGGGATCGGACGATAAACAAGAGTTGTGA
- a CDS encoding uncharacterized protein (EggNog:ENOG41~SECRETED:SignalP(1-16)), whose product MKFLFVLLLTASTAYGCGDNAYRCKHPDKSVNDMWKVTHRICDELKEDDCYCSHWAEYYCDPSGDNINEFKRRCNNEGENWYWSEC is encoded by the coding sequence ATGAAGTTCTtgtttgttcttcttctcactgCATCTACCGCGTATGGCTGCGGAGACAACGCATACAGATGCAAACACCCTGACAAGTCAGTCAATGATATGTGGAAGGTGACGCACAGAATCTGCGATGaattgaaagaagatgactgTTATTGTTCCCACTGGGCTGAATACTATTGTGATCCCTCGGGCGATAACATCAACGAGTTCAAGCGCAGATGCAATAATGAGGGCGAGAACTGGTACTGGTCTGAATGTTAA
- a CDS encoding uncharacterized protein (EggNog:ENOG41): protein MDSSQHDAERDQSFSPEPIVPSLPLLPSSLPMESPVPRSSRFPKSPEQPATEVNKASSPGPAGDNPSSSPDDDSVPVQSRIFRGFPRGRQEPYPYGYQSDEDNDRVYRAPFRARAHMTTWSPKRSSSGNLSNVTRPLAQISTTINKKEKSESQTPNMAELTLKVDDGLDEMTKDWSREELHDSRRIVAFRKLLSGSTLDVSFDAVAADAMLPDGFYISCIKRDDINSCYFTQHDVIRLIEWLLTWSHTEPFPYRLSAEEKSQILQTLDDFKPLTVSKVKAETEDFFKLIMSLSHPQPSNFEIQIEVHRWEALLPALKTIMDKYSAQLKSYIQSREPKKIEYVRVDRIIAKPFSSQLPATTAYKLEEINLDKRQIYISELANSFVRMIKDLDFGEDALKRVSVILPNLLEAFALRIGHRAPTLMHRRIHHFVFENRDEISTVVKDRLSELGDPQAKSFPSSDNTLSNDTVGAWLGNLDLSQTQSGTVNYNSSTYTPHEDANLATANIDSPKDDYGETHPSKTLGATDSWLTAYHELVPKTEAYQWLLSRLKKELLMIPARPSFMDTINNLITQSLVSSLQFGYHTPSRTCDAEFEIDWDIMAFLEKQQYSTDSNETIERIITVTGSYQDSFITTCGQYINQTWPSSGEIIMQLVKDLVDGKARHPTSDPSTGTILGAKIEGSKVMVTANGPMTCLVEVGEQLAWLGAALRVPPHDQGLACCSPFISVPAIGTKLAPSVKTILHHNVKFKIGFRDEIQQGFSRLNGKCWHNLFKNPMVVKGYPIPARVDKGTGAEIPFNIMAGLARTQRVDCFKGMTFIKGFSTLLVPTKRTGDMIFWHMFYNKDGHRISYLDNTITSLGYAKSLDLEQCRHVLGWCEDAAFYAGSAKANYFVMNSALPPPHEGCSLVGTYVSPGRCLVGGPAFSLGTKDTPVHVSRSGYIPRLQWIATKYVLLWDESEKRGWLVNGTSALLHIVRASLAYNNIIIKINIAGERGVNMADKPRRYLEGWEFNDLAMSRDPLYPRVASIEPRGKSWVDFTRAIQAVTLFGRGFGDIIKSSGANICEYWAEMPKQKYYLAACLSDMSQLVKDNHVHNEKQARVSQEVIWHTSTSLFGTCRCKGILGQDHSDPVQSLLPSAMSKLLLPRKIDIPLESPGAIIFGHNSSFSWIYEDSGHPSEGKLPPPNVSDVDSLKDSGIEVDIDSPRIGVTQSSAPRSFGSPAPRQIETSLLQATSLPSSETHSQEEYTVGILCALPKELLAVRALFDKKHDNLESVSGDSNHYALGQMGKHMIVASCLPEYGTTSAADSASNMRRSFPNIRFCLLVGIGGGAPSEDNDVRLGDVVVSLPTAGYPGVVHYDRGKEKDNNVFELTGSLPPPPRSLMTAISSLRSDPDLPSYPLQPYVDEIITRVPESMRSRYKHPGQEHDQLFKAACPNCQTREECANHDDHVTKRSQRPTDNPEIHYGLIASGNHVIKNSQTRNKWAQDHGVLCFEMEAAGIMSIFPSLVIRGICDYADAFKNKLWQEYAAATAAAYAKLLLGVVASPDKSHDVLGPVRRRGSVSERHDELHHKRRRLD from the exons ATGGATTCGTCCCAACATGATGCAGAAAGGGACCAGAGCTTTTCTCCCGAACCAATAGTCCCcagtcttcctcttcttccatcatcattgccaaTGGAGTCGCCAGTTCCAAGGTCTTCAAGATTTCCAAAATCTCCCGAACAGCCTGCTACTGAAGTTAACAAAGCAAGCTCTCCTGGCCCAGCCGGTGATAATCCAAGTTCCTCGCCCGACGATGACTCAGTGCCGGTTCAGTCTCGCATCTTCCGTGGGTTCCCGCGTGGGCGGCAGGAACCATACCCTTACGGCTATCAATCTGATGAGGATAACGATCGGGTGTATAGGGCGCCATTCAGAGCGAGAGCGCATATGACAACTTGGTCACCCAAACGCAGTTCTAGCGGGAATCTCAGCAATGTAACACGGCCCTTGGCTCAGATCTCTACTACCATcaacaagaaagagaaatcCGAGTCCCAAACACCGAATATGGCCGAATTAACTTTGAAAGTCGACGATGGCTTGGATGAGATGACCAAGGATTGGTCCCGTGAAGAGTTGCATGACTCTCGGCGCATAGTTGCATTTCGAAAGCTTCTATCTGGATCAACTCTGGATGTCAGCTTCGACGCCGTTGCTGCAGACGCGATGCTACCTGACGGGTTCTACATCTCATGCATCAAGAGAGACGATATAAACAGCTGTTATTTTACTCAGCATGATGTGATTCGTCTAATCGAGTGGCTTCTTACATGGTCCCATACAGAACCTTTCCCATACAGACTCAGCGCCGAGGAGAAGAGTCAAATCCTCCAAACTTTGGACGATTTTAAGCCTCTAACTGTTTCCAAGGTCAAGGCTGAGACAGAAGATTTTTTCAAGCTGATTATGAGCTTGTCTCATCCCCAACCGAGCAACTTTGAGATACAAATAGAGGTGCACCGTTGGGAAGCTTTACTACCCGCGCTTAAAACAATTATGGACAAGTATAGCGCTCAACTCAAGTCATACATTCAAAGTAGAGAACCGAAAAAGATTGAATATGTTCGGGTGGATAGAATTATTGCAAAACCTTTCAGTTCTCAGCTCCCAGCAACGACCGCCTACAAGCTAGAAGAAATAAATCTCGATAAGCGCCAAATATACATATCGGAATTGGCTAATTCTTTTGTCAGAATGATTAAGGACTTGGATTTTGGTGAAGACGCTCTCAAGAGAGTCTCGGTCATTCTTCCAAACTTACTCGAGGCTTTTGCGCTCAGAATTGGCCATAGAGCGCCAACTCTAATGCACCGCAGAATTCATCATTTTGTTTTCGAGAATCGCGA TGAAATATCCACAGTTGTTAAAGATAGATTGTCCGAGCTAGGAGATCCTCAGGCAAAGAGTTTCCCCAGCTCCGATAATACATTGAGCAATGATACTGTTGGAGCTTGGCTGGGTAATTTGGATCTTAGTCAAACTCAATCAGGGACAGTTAATTATAATTCATCGACATATACGCCGCATGAAGATGCCAATTTGGCAACTGCCAACATCGACTCACCAAAAGACGATTACGGCGAAACACATCCATCAAAGACCCTAGGAGCTACTGATTCGTGGCTTACCGCTTACCATGAGCTTGTTCCCAAGACAGAGGCTTATCAGTGGCTTCTCAGTcgtttaaaaaaagaactcCTTATGATTCCAGCAAGACCAAGTTTTATGGATACAATCAATAATCTGATTACACAATCTCTAGTGTCATCGCTGCAATTTGGCTACCACACACCTAGTAGAACCTGCGACGCCGAATTCGAAATCGACTGGGATATCATGGCTTTTCTAGAGAAACAACAGTATTCTACTGATTCAAACGAGACAATAGAAAGAATAATCACAGTGACTGGATCCTATCAAGACTCATTTATAACAACATGTGGGCAATATATTAACCAAACATGGCCGTCATCCGGAGAGATTATCATGCAACTGGTGAAGGATTTGGTAGATGGCAAGGCTAGGCACCCCACGA GCGACCCATCCACCGGAACAATACTTGGAGCGAAGATTGAAGGATCAAAAGTCATGGTTACGGCTAACGGGCCTATGACTTGCcttgttgaagttggggAACAACTTGCTTGGCTCGGCGCTGCGCTTCGAGTACCTCCACATGATCAAGggcttgcttgctgcagTCCATTTATCAGCGTTCCGGCTATTGGTACGAAGCTAGCACCGTCTGTTAAGACTATCCTCCATCATAATGTCAAGTTCAAGATAGGTTTTAGGGACGAAATCCAGCAAGGTTTTAGCCGATTGAACGGCAAATGTTGGCACAACTTGTTCAAGAATCCAATGGTAGTTAAAGGATACCCAATTCCAGCAAGGGTTGACAAAGGAACGGGGGCTGAGATCCCATTCAATATAATGGCGGGTCTGGCTCGAACTCAGCGAGTAGACTGCTTTAAAGGAATGACGTTTATCAAGGGTTTTTCCACTCTCTTAGTTCCGACAAAGAGAACTGGAGACATGATATTTTGGCACATGTTTTACAATAAAGATGGGCACCGTATATCCTATCTCGATAACACCATAACCAGCTTGGGATATGCCAAGAGTCTCGACCTGGAACAATGCCGGCATGTTCTCGGTTGGTGCGAAGATGCCGCTTTTTACGCTG GTTCAGCAAAAGCAAACTATTTTGTTATGAATTCCGCGCTCCCTCCGCCTCACGAAGGCTGCAGTCTTGTCGGCACTTACGTATCTCCTGGGCGATGCCTGGTTGGTGGCCCTGCATTCAGCTTAGGAACTAAAGACACGCCCGTCCATGTGTCTCGCAGCGGCTATATTCCGAGGCTACAATGGATTGCGACCAAATATGTGCTGCTTTGGGACGAGAGTGAGAAGCGTGGTTGGCTCGTCAACGGTACAAGTGCCTTGCTGCATATAGTAAGAGCATCATTGgcatataataatataataataaagataa ACATTGCCGGGGAGCGTGGCGTTAATATGGCCGATAAACCACGACGATACCTTGAAGGCTGGGAGTTCAACGATCTTGCAATGAGCCGCGATCCGCTCTACCCACGAGTGGCTTCCATAGAACCACGCGGGAAGAGCTGGGTTGATTTCACAAGAGCTATACAAGCAGTTACTCTCTTTGGGCGCGGGTTCGGCGATATAATCAAGTCTTCTGGCGCTAATATATGCGAGTACTGGGCTGAGATGCCAAAACAAAAGTATTACCTCGCAGCCTGCCTTTCCGATATGAGCCAACTGGTAAAAGATAACCATGTTCATAATGAAAAGCAGGCAAGAGTCAGCCAAGAGGTTATATGGCACACATCGACGAGTCTGTTTGGAACGTGTCGGTGCAAAGGAATACTTGGACAAGACCACAGTGACCCAGTGCAATCACTACTTCCCTCGGCCATGTCCAAGCTTTTGCTGCCTAGGAAGATTGACATTCCACTAGAAAGCCCTGGCGCCATAATCTTTGGACATAATTCGAGCTTTTCTTGGATTTATGAGGACAGTGGTCATCCAAGCGAGGGAAAACTACCGCCGCCAAACGTGTCTGATGTCGATTCTCTTAAAGACAGCGGCATTGAAGTTGATATAGACTCGCCAAGAATAGGGGTTACTCAATCAAGCGCCCCAAGGTCGTTTGGCTCTCCGGCCCCAAGACAAATTGAAACCTCTTTGCTACAGGCTACCTCTTTACCGAGCAGCGAAACGCACTCTCAGGAAGAATACACAGTTGGAATACTTTGCGCATTGCCCAAGGAGCTTCTAGCCGTGCGAGCCCTTTTCGATAAAAAGCACGACAACCTCGAAAGTGTATCCGGGGACAGCAATCACTACGCGCTGGGGCAGATGGGGAAACACATGATTGTTGCTTCTTGTCTCCCAGAATACGGAACGACCTCGGCGGCCGATTCAGCCTCAAACATGAGGAGAAGCTTTCCAAACATTAGGTTTTGCTTGCTGGTTGGAATAGGGGGCGGCGCCCCATCTGAAGACAACGATGTTCggcttggagatgttgttgtGAGCCTCCCGACGGCTGGTTATCCGGGAGTGGTTCACTACGATCgcggcaaagaaaaagataacAACGTATTCGAGTTGACCGGGTCGCTTCCACCACCGCCCCGGTCCTTGATGACTGCCATAAGCTCTTTACGATCGGATCCGGATCTGCCCTCCTATCCTTTGCAGCCATATGTCGACGAAATAATAACTCGAGTCCCCGAGTCTATGAGGTCGAGATACAAACACCCCGGGCAAGAACACGACCAACTCTTCAAAGCTGCATGTCCAAACTGCCAAACCCGAGAAGAATGCGCCAACCATGACGACCATGTCACAAAGAGAAGTCAGCGGCCGACAGACAATCCAGAAATCCACTACGGCCTCATCGCCTCCGGGAACCATGTAATTAAAAACTCCCAGACCCGCAACAAGTGGGCACAAGATCACGGCGTTTTATGCTTCGAGATGGAAGCCGCCGGTATAATGAGTATATTCCCATCCCTTGTCATCCGAGGCATCTGCGACTACGCAGACGCCTTCAAGAACAAACTGTGGCAGGAATACGCCGCTGCCACGGCCGCTGCTTACGcgaagctgctgttgggaGTTGTCGCCTCTCCTGATAAGAGCCATGATGTGCTGGGCCCGGTTCGGCGGAGAGGCTCAGTAAGCGAGAGACATGATGAGCTGCACCATAAACGACGGAGACTTGATTGA
- a CDS encoding uncharacterized protein (EggNog:ENOG41~SECRETED:SignalP(1-20)): MAEVVGLIAWVLTLAQLAQGVCKGLRGLHELFGELPGRLATLSNEVEDYKIVLDHLTRCLQEEEQHMVNAKHGDKHLHSDIHDEVALHVNKLQGHLSDLDFIVAGIRTTGQQSNLGSARRAYAWKKYHGRLNEVQNQIVASEANLRLVLDTRTMYVYFYLHYLLFTLKNYCSCINGRSKE, encoded by the coding sequence ATGGCTGAGGTTGTTGGTTTGATAGCCTGGGTACTGACCCTTGCCCAGCTGGCCCAGGGTGTCTGCAAAGGGCTCCGAGGCTTACATGAGCTTTTTGGGGAGCTTCCGGGAAGACTTGCCACTCTCAGTAATGAGGTTGAAGATTACAAGATTGTACTCGACCACTTGACCAGATGTCTCCAAGAGGAGGAGCAACATATGGTCAACGCCAAACACGGCGATAAGCATCTCCACTCGGACATACACGATGAGGTGGCCTTGCACGTCAACAAGCTCCAGGGTCATCTGAGCGACTTAGATTTCATTGTCGCGGGGATTAGGACGACTGGCCAACAGTCCAACTTGGGGTCTGCCCGTCGTGCCTATGCCTGGAAGAAATATCACGGCCGCCTCAACGAAGTGCAGAATCAGATTGTTGCTTCCGAGGCCAACCTACGTCTTGTGTTAGACACGAGGACCATGTACGTATACTTTTACCTACATTACCTCTTGTTTACCCTTAAAAATTACTGCTCGTGTATCAATGGGAGGAGCAAAGAGTAG
- a CDS encoding uncharacterized protein (EggNog:ENOG41) codes for MNYQTPRLPRLHPEVAKLRSQASTASKGTNGLQRSNSQQQIEAIRVGVQSSKNWCDRGCACKCHDTHRSQTPSILNRLLGQLFVAYSGIPAITPKCDHDACKQSSAPKVQAEFWFPANLFWSKILQVEASYQAATGPSLQLRTYRHVPDSAPAVNFTINGNIDALKALFAQGLASPIDVSDTRGYSLLRWAVYSQQWETCRFLFDQGGRRRLSVHHLWV; via the exons ATGAATTATCAGACTCCCCGCTTGCCGCGGTTACATCCAGAAGTTGCCAAATTGCGCTCCCAAGCATCAACGGCAAGCAAAGGTACAAATGGACTCCAACGGTCCAACTCGCAGCAACAAATTGAGGCGATCCGCGTGGGCGTCCAAAGCAGTAAAAACTGGTGCGATCGAGGATGCGCTTGCAAATGTCACGACACACATCGCTCACAAACCCCTTCCATTCTGAaccgccttcttggccagctctttGTGGCTTATTCCGGCATACCTGCCATTACCCCCAAATGTGACCATGATGCTTGCAAGCAAAGCAGTGCCCCCAAGGTACAGGCCGAGTTCTGGTTCCCTGCAAACCTATTTTGGTCCAAAATCTTGCAAGTGGAGGCAAGTTATCAGGCCGCCACTGGCCCTTCCTTACAACTGCGAACGTATCGCCATGTACCCGACTCGGCTCCTGCTGTCAATTTCACAATCAACGGCAATATTGACGCCCTCAAGGCGCTATTCGCCCAGGGGCTGGCGTCTCCCATTGACGTCAGTGACACTCGCGGATACTCATTGCTTCGC TGGGCTGTGTACTCACAGCAGTGGGAAACGTGCCGCTTCTTATTTGATCAGGGGGGCAGACGCCGACTATCGGTACACCACCTATGGGTTTAA
- a CDS encoding uncharacterized protein (EggNog:ENOG41), producing MSRREDWLEDQNMPVLHRIILGISSRDLVQELQEHPKSVDDQDAMGRTALLWAAARGDDEAVTTLLHSSANPNIMDCQHAGPVSYAADRNHALCTRILLAAGADPDPIIPGGYKIGSPLNCAARNASDPLLIKALLEYGANVDACGIDGRTPLIHAARTDKVEFAHLLLEYNANINAISSAGQTPLTTAIANNSHEVLGHLLERWDQYSICPRLAGPHLLKITAEYADLETMLILRETNHFRLKYDEKYSAGDFDTLLRQRLDVDEEIEETFAELMGLVRAQVVPQSEYSGSLMEKGFVMG from the exons ATGAGTCGTCGTGAAGATTGGTTGGAAGATCAAAATATGCCCGTTTTGCACAGAATCATTCTTGGCATTTCTAGTCGAGATTTAGTCCAGGAACTACAGGAGCATCCTAAATCTGTCGATGATCAGGATGCAATGGGACGAACAGCCCTTCTGTGGGCAGCAGCccgcggcgatgatgaggctgtCACCACGCTTTTGCACTCCTCTGCAAATCCCAATATCATGGACTGTCAGCATGCTGGCCCTGTGTCATACGCTGCAGACCGAAACCATGCCCTCTGTACTCGTATTCTTCTTGCAGCCGGCGCCGATCCAGACCCCATCATCCCAGGCGGCTACAAGATTGGGAGCCCTCTCAATTGCGCTGCTCGCAACGCTAGTGACCCCCTTCTAATCAAGGCCTTGCTCGAGTATGGAGCCAATGTTGATGCT TGTGGCATCGATGGACGGACCCCACTCATCCATGCTGCACGAACCGACAAAGTTGAATTCGCCCATCTCCTCTTAGAGTATAATGCCAACATCAATGCGATCTCGAGTGCGGGGCAGACTCCTCTGACTACGGCTATTGCGAACAACAGCCACGAAGTCCTCGGTCACCTACTGGAAAGGTGGGATCAGTACAGTATTTGCCCCCGTCTTGCAGGTCCGCACCTCCTAAAAATTACAGCAGAGTACG CCGACCTCGAGACTATGTTGATCCTCCGTGAAACAAATCACTTCCGTCTGAAGTATGATGAGAAGTACAGTGCCGGCGATTTTGATACGCTTCTTCGCCAACGGCTTGATGTAGATGAAGAAATAGAGGAAACCTTTGCTGAACTAATGGGTTTAGTTCGTGCGCAGGTTGTTCCACAGTCCGAGTACAGTGGTAGCTTGATGGAGAAGGGCTTTGTGATGGGGTGA